From Crassaminicella indica, one genomic window encodes:
- a CDS encoding RNA-guided endonuclease InsQ/TnpB family protein, whose product MGFKKKNENSIVLCKKIQIHPTKGQIADIERDSFLCKLLYNTYLAQRKEYYTCYNKNMKMTEQRSQIKLLREQNTDYAKVYAKHLHAVCMDLAVDYDNCVKKRSKGEKTRLPRYKDKDYFYPLKTPKQYVKIKEDRIKLGFYEIKVDVNEIPTNYGEVWIIKARNKYLISVSYEVNKKENNNNNILAIDLGISKFATGINQNGEVIEIINPRYDKYWNKKIDKIRSMRDTKKKGSGRYKKLTKTLKRLYEKRRKQQEHFIHTITKYLVLNNKELILGDLSQEQMIKKSNLIKLNRSIKENWGLGKFKTFLTYKAKLHDVKVVYINEAYTSKTCSNCGNRKSMELSKRVYKCTCGMTLDRDINSSINIFNKHNKNKALNYKNINQVTTLHFHFGKLVA is encoded by the coding sequence ATGGGATTCAAGAAGAAAAATGAAAATAGTATTGTATTATGCAAAAAAATTCAAATACACCCTACAAAAGGACAAATAGCAGATATAGAAAGAGATAGCTTTTTATGTAAACTCCTTTATAATACTTATTTAGCTCAAAGAAAAGAATATTATACTTGTTACAATAAAAACATGAAAATGACAGAACAGAGAAGTCAAATTAAGCTACTACGTGAGCAAAATACAGATTATGCAAAAGTATATGCAAAACATCTTCATGCAGTTTGTATGGATTTAGCAGTAGATTATGATAATTGTGTTAAAAAAAGAAGTAAAGGAGAAAAAACTAGACTTCCTCGATATAAGGATAAGGATTATTTTTATCCACTTAAAACACCTAAACAATATGTGAAAATAAAAGAAGATAGAATTAAATTAGGTTTTTATGAAATAAAAGTAGATGTTAATGAAATACCAACAAATTATGGAGAGGTTTGGATTATTAAAGCTAGAAACAAATATTTAATTTCTGTGTCTTATGAAGTTAACAAAAAAGAAAACAATAACAATAATATTTTGGCAATAGATTTAGGGATTTCTAAATTTGCAACAGGTATAAATCAAAATGGAGAAGTTATTGAAATTATAAACCCAAGATATGATAAGTATTGGAATAAAAAAATAGATAAAATAAGGTCAATGAGAGATACAAAGAAAAAGGGTAGTGGAAGATATAAAAAATTAACTAAGACTTTAAAAAGATTATATGAGAAAAGAAGGAAACAACAAGAGCATTTTATTCATACTATAACAAAATATTTAGTCTTAAATAATAAAGAATTAATTCTTGGAGATTTATCACAAGAGCAAATGATTAAAAAATCAAATTTAATAAAATTAAACAGAAGTATAAAAGAAAATTGGGGGTTAGGTAAATTCAAGACATTTTTAACATACAAGGCAAAATTACATGATGTTAAAGTGGTTTATATAAATGAAGCTTATACCTCTAAAACTTGTTCAAATTGTGGTAATCGAAAGAGCATGGAATTATCAAAAAGAGTTTATAAGTGTACGTGTGGTATGACATTAGATAGAGATATTAATTCAAGTATTAATATTTTTAATAAACACAATAAAAATAAAGCACTGAATTATAAGAATATAAACCAAGTAACTACTCTACATTTTCATTTTGGAAAATTAGTTGCTTGA
- a CDS encoding metal-dependent hydrolase yields the protein MYTNICKNIECMNKIYNFHIFIKIFIDFIKLKVVDPITHGVIGLAISAYSGDPVAFTNPVSLGCALGAMSPDIDIIAKLKGDYVYLKHHRGISHSIPALFILAGIITAGLSLFFADFQFLRVFIWTLMGCLSHTLFDILNSYGAKLFMPFTKRKFMLGILMLYDPVITVLCFLLIFVKEKTIAFYLCITTSFFVYLGLRWLMKQYAEKKVKNYYRHGYKICSVNILPALMAYHKWDFIVSTNNYNIVGQVNLFNGKIIERKKLKKLEDEEVKMFKETNIGKYFREFTPIYHVIKSEEMDNIVFKFIDLRYFLRNDFMHHATVIYDREKNIIQSFFHPYHIDKSIPVAEMD from the coding sequence ATGTACACTAATATTTGTAAAAATATTGAGTGTATGAATAAAATCTATAATTTTCATATATTTATTAAGATTTTTATAGATTTTATAAAGCTGAAAGTAGTGGATCCAATTACTCATGGAGTTATTGGTCTTGCAATATCTGCATATAGTGGAGATCCAGTAGCATTTACGAATCCTGTTTCATTAGGTTGTGCACTTGGAGCAATGTCTCCAGATATTGATATTATTGCAAAACTAAAGGGAGATTATGTTTATTTGAAGCATCATAGAGGGATATCCCATTCTATACCTGCTCTTTTTATTCTTGCAGGAATAATTACAGCAGGATTATCATTATTCTTTGCAGATTTTCAATTTTTAAGAGTTTTTATATGGACGCTGATGGGTTGCTTGTCTCATACATTATTTGATATTTTGAATTCATATGGAGCTAAGTTATTTATGCCTTTTACTAAGAGAAAATTTATGCTGGGGATTCTTATGCTTTATGATCCTGTTATTACAGTGTTGTGTTTTTTATTAATATTTGTAAAGGAAAAAACAATTGCTTTTTATTTATGTATTACGACAAGTTTTTTTGTATATCTAGGCTTAAGGTGGTTGATGAAGCAGTATGCCGAAAAAAAAGTAAAAAATTATTATCGCCACGGATATAAAATTTGCAGTGTAAATATTTTGCCAGCTCTTATGGCTTATCATAAATGGGATTTTATTGTAAGCACGAATAATTATAATATTGTAGGGCAAGTAAATTTATTTAATGGAAAAATAATTGAAAGAAAAAAATTAAAGAAATTAGAAGATGAAGAAGTTAAAATGTTCAAGGAAACAAATATTGGGAAATATTTTAGAGAGTTTACTCCTATTTATCATGTAATAAAATCGGAAGAAATGGACAATATAGTATTTAAGTTTATTGATTTACGTTATTTTTTAAGAAATGATTTTATGCATCATGCTACGGTAATTTATGACCGCGAAAAAAATATCATTCAATCATTTTTTCATCCTTATCATATTGATAAAAGTATTCCTGTGGCAGAAATGGACTAA
- a CDS encoding RNA polymerase sigma factor has product MIKTVNELIDQSQQGDIKSFEALIKDHQKLAFNIAYRMLGNIEDAKDATQDAFIKTYRSLHKFKRESNFSTWLYRIVTNTCLDVLRKRKLQKTYSYDCQIDTEDGDIIRDLPDATNLPEDMVAKRECQRNIQNAINCLSEDHKTVIVLRDIKGFSYEQISKILDCSEGTVKSRISRARQSLKRIMEKNRELYDESYVKL; this is encoded by the coding sequence ATGATTAAAACTGTAAACGAACTAATCGATCAAAGTCAACAAGGCGATATTAAAAGCTTTGAAGCTTTGATAAAGGATCATCAAAAGCTAGCATTTAATATTGCATATAGAATGTTGGGAAATATAGAAGACGCAAAGGATGCAACACAAGATGCTTTTATAAAAACCTATCGATCATTACATAAATTTAAGAGAGAAAGTAATTTTTCTACATGGTTGTATAGAATTGTAACAAATACTTGTTTAGATGTGTTAAGGAAAAGAAAATTACAAAAAACATATTCTTATGACTGTCAGATTGATACAGAAGATGGAGATATTATCAGAGATTTGCCAGATGCAACTAATTTGCCTGAAGATATGGTTGCAAAAAGAGAATGCCAAAGAAATATTCAAAATGCTATCAATTGTTTGTCAGAGGATCATAAAACGGTAATTGTATTAAGAGATATTAAAGGTTTTTCTTATGAACAGATTAGTAAAATATTAGATTGCTCAGAAGGAACGGTAAAATCAAGAATTAGTAGAGCAAGACAGTCATTAAAAAGAATTATGGAAAAGAATAGGGAACTTTATGATGAGTCTTACGTCAAATTATAG
- a CDS encoding DUF4349 domain-containing protein, whose amino-acid sequence MRCMEMEEMISLYIDDILDKHTKDMLDKHLKECKECRSEYENLMRQIDLCNKLPMVDLPEGFEDDLHEALLKVNEENETLDKKINVESISLKKKNKKFSWKVFSSIAAVFIILIISISTLSSMNMGKKEEIIKGSKENIMEIKQSIDGFATPNKNEVALDNSEFRGNNAKSIKTLRGSSKINTVSEKQVIKSNERKIIKSAYVELDIENYDKKFNEIINMTEAMGGYIEDSNTAYSHYVPEKVETSLKKGNITVRVPEDNFISMVEKVKELGTVTNFSINGQDITQMYRDTANEIENLKIQEKRLREIMKKANNVKDVLEVERELTRVRGELNRLTGNIKRWDNLVSLSSIHISLNEIIHKDKKIQQVDHYILDKAKKGWISTVNHIVDFFEKSFVLFVSILPIILLIGVIGIPIIYVIKKLQNK is encoded by the coding sequence ATGAGATGTATGGAAATGGAAGAGATGATATCTCTTTATATAGATGATATATTAGATAAACATACAAAAGATATGTTAGATAAGCATTTAAAAGAATGTAAAGAATGTAGAAGTGAATATGAGAATTTAATGAGGCAGATTGATTTATGCAATAAACTTCCAATGGTTGATTTGCCAGAGGGCTTTGAAGACGATTTGCATGAAGCTTTATTAAAGGTCAATGAAGAAAATGAAACTTTAGATAAAAAAATAAATGTAGAGTCAATTTCTCTTAAGAAAAAGAATAAAAAGTTTAGTTGGAAGGTATTTTCTTCGATTGCGGCAGTATTTATTATACTAATTATATCTATTTCAACATTGAGTAGTATGAATATGGGTAAGAAAGAAGAAATAATTAAAGGATCAAAAGAAAATATAATGGAGATAAAACAAAGTATTGATGGTTTTGCTACACCTAACAAAAATGAAGTTGCATTAGATAATAGTGAATTTCGTGGTAATAATGCTAAAAGTATTAAAACGCTTAGGGGTAGCTCTAAAATTAATACTGTATCAGAAAAACAAGTAATAAAGTCAAATGAAAGAAAAATTATCAAGAGTGCTTATGTAGAGCTTGATATAGAGAATTATGATAAAAAATTCAATGAAATTATAAATATGACAGAAGCTATGGGAGGATATATTGAGGATTCAAATACTGCATACAGTCATTATGTTCCCGAAAAAGTGGAGACTTCCTTAAAAAAAGGAAATATAACAGTGCGTGTCCCAGAAGACAATTTTATAAGTATGGTAGAGAAAGTGAAAGAATTGGGAACAGTTACAAATTTTTCTATCAATGGCCAAGATATTACACAAATGTATAGAGATACTGCTAATGAAATAGAAAATCTTAAAATTCAAGAAAAAAGACTTCGAGAAATTATGAAAAAAGCCAATAATGTAAAAGATGTTCTAGAAGTAGAGAGAGAACTGACAAGGGTTCGTGGAGAACTTAATAGATTGACGGGTAATATTAAGAGATGGGATAACCTTGTTAGTCTTTCGAGTATTCATATATCCTTGAATGAGATTATTCATAAGGATAAAAAGATTCAACAGGTAGATCATTATATACTGGATAAAGCAAAAAAAGGATGGATTAGCACTGTAAATCATATTGTGGATTTTTTTGAAAAAAGCTTTGTTCTATTTGTAAGCATATTACCTATTATCTTATTAATAGGGGTTATTGGAATACCTATAATATATGTTATTAAAAAACTTCAAAACAAATAA